From a region of the Danaus plexippus chromosome 8, MEX_DaPlex, whole genome shotgun sequence genome:
- the LOC116776441 gene encoding cytochrome P450 9e2-like: MILEIWIVVLFVAAVLYYRQVYSRFTKYGVKQQTPFPLFGNMWRVTLRLEHFTDTMNSMYKEFPEERFIGRFEFIKPCLFVTDIELIKKITVKDFEHFLDRSGFSVEVDPLFSRNLFSLKGQEWKDMRSTLSPAFTSSKIKQMVPFMEEVGEMMIQAVKNKIKNSGSEWIEIDCKDLTTRYTNDVIASCAFGIKVDSHTNVDNDFYKIGKIASTFKTRDVILFQLYSAAPFLGKFFKLELLSTKTRNFFIDLVLSTMKERETHNIMRPDMIHLLMEAKKGRLHHEKDVINADDGFATVEESEVGKNNKHKSWSDTDLIAQAVLFFIAAFEVVSTAMTFTLTELALHPDVKERLAREIKEHNEKYGGKIDLHSIQTLTYLDMVISEVLRLWVPTILIERMCVKDYNMGKPNGEAKEDFILRKGESLHIPTWCIHRDPQFFPNPNKFDPERFSKENRHLIHPIAYMPFGLGPRNCIGSRFALCELKLLVYQILLNFDLSPTKKTCIPARLNKSSFHLQLEGGHALKFRSRYNLIL; this comes from the exons ATGATTCTTGAAATATGGATTGTCGTTTTATTTGTGGCCGCAGTGTTGTACTATCGTCAGGTGTACTCAAGATTTACTAAATATGGTGTCAAACAACAGACACCGTTCCCTTTATTTGGCAATATGTGGAGAGTGACCCTTCGACTGGAACATTTTACTGATACAATGAATTCAATGTATAAAGAATTTCCAGAAGAAAG GTTCATTGGACGATTCGAATTCATCAAACCCTGTCTGTTTGTAACAgacattgaattaataaaaaaaataacggttAAAGATTTTGAACATTTTCTGGATAGAAGCGGCTTCTCTGTTGAAGTAGACCCGTTGTTTTCAAGAAATTTATTCTCTTTgaaag gtCAAGAATGGAAAGACATGAGGTCGACCCTGAGTCCGGCTTTCACGAGCTCCAAGATCAAACAGATGGTGCCGTTTATGGAAGAAGTGGGAGAGATGATGATACAAgcagtgaaaaataaaattaaaaattcaggAA GTGAATGGATTGAAATCGACTGCAAGGACTTAACAACACGCTATACAAATGATGTGATCGCTTCTTGCGCTTTTGGCATAAAAGTGGACTCACATACTAATGTTGACAACGACTTCTATAAAATTGGAAAAATAGCTAGCACGTTCAAAACTAGAGATGTCATTTTGTTCCAATTGTACTCCGCAGCACCTTTCCTTGGAAAG ttCTTTAAACTGGAATTGCTCTCGACAAAAACAAGAAACTTTTTCATCGATCTTGTTTTAAGCACCATGAAGGAAAGGGAGACCCACAACATTATGCGACCGGATATGATTCACTTACTAATGGAAGCCAAGAAAG GCAGACTGCATCATGAAAAAGATGTGATTAACGCTGACGATGGCTTTGCTACGGTGGAAGAATCCGAAGTAGGAAAgaacaataaacataaaa GTTGGTCGGACACCGACCTCATCGCCCAGGCAGTTCTATTCTTCATCGCAGCCTTCGAAGTAGTTTCAACGGCGATGACCTTTACACTTACTGAACTAGCACTGCATCCTGACGTGAAAGAGAGGCTTGCGCGTGAGATAAAGGAACACAATGAGAAATATGGTGGCAAGATAGACCTACATTCTATACAAACATTAACTTATTTGGATATGGTTATCTCAG AAGTATTGAGGTTGTGGGTACCTACCATACTCATAGAAAGGATGTGCGTTAAAGACTATAACATGGGGAAACCTAACGGTGAAGCTAAGGAAGATTTTATT CTCCGCAAAGGTGAATCACTACATATTCCAACTTGGTGCATTCATCGTGATCCACAATTCTTTCCTAATCCTAATAAGTTCGACCCTGAACGGTTCTCTAAAGAAAATCGACATCTAATCCATCCCATTGCCTACATGCCTTTCGGACTTGGACCAAGAAACTGCATCG GTTCGCGCTTCGCTCTCTGCGAGCTAAAGCTTTTAGTGTATCAGATTCTTCTTAATTTTGATTTGTCACCAACCAAAAAGACATGTATTCCAGCAAGATTGAACAAGAGCTCTTTCCATCTTCAACTTGAGGGCGGACATGCGCTGAAATTCAGATcacgttataatttaatattgtga
- the LOC116772240 gene encoding ETS homologous factor-like, with protein MIDYARPYEMNMCDLYPPTPPTSARLDDFQVFKKGNASYIYGNYYNNYDVYPEPEMDTTANVYHNLVSSREYRHEDWKSKVIVDWTDDDTVSWLIECAVSQGFCEYDVPFYNFKVCGVELSNMRREEVIQRMAHPNVDLNLSKKIGEIVYDKLQARLSEEIHRQTSVFRYAESDPYTQQETVQSVLDLDKHRLYTSDYKPNDSSLLPASDSSDDAEDVFRTSAPASPFSYGSDSKSGDEEEKRKIPKRLPGRPKGSGKNRFKRPRSVSVPEFLRNLLFDERYCPSIIKWEDYSQGKFRFVKPDEVAKLWGQMKQNDNMTFEKFSRAMRYHYRQNVLVSVPTARLVYQFGHKGPDFKTQNPNFVKVKSEMDLQDMPYS; from the exons ATGATCGACTACGCGCGCCCCTACGAGATGAACATGTGCGACCTGTACCCCCCCACGCCGCCGACCTCCGCACGCCTGGACGACTTCCAGGTCTTCAAGAAGGGCAACGCCTCCTACATCTACGGGAACTACTACAACAACTACGATGTATATCCCGAACCCGAAATGGACACCACGGCGAACGTCTACCACAACCTGGTCAGCTCCCGCGAGTACCGGCACGAGGACTGGAAATCTAAAGTCATCGTGGACTGGACAGATGATGATACAGTATCCTGGCTCATAGAGTGTGCCGTGTCACAGGGCTTCTGTGAGTATGACGTCCCGTTCTATAATTTCAAAGTTTGCGGAGTGGAACTCTCTAATATGAGACGTGAAGAAGTTATCCAAAGAATGGCACATCCAAACGTCGATCTAAATCTGTCGAAGAAAATAGGAGAAATTGTTTACGATAAACTGCAGGCCCGTCTCAGTGAAGAGATCCACAGACAGACTTCGGTATTCAGATACGCGGAGAGTGACCCGTACACACAGCAGGAAACAGTGCAGTCAGTGTTAGATCTTGATAAACATAGGTTATATACGTCGGACTATAAGCCGAACGACAGCAGTCTGCTACCGGCATCTGATTCCAGTGATGACGCGGAGGATGTATTCCGTACCTCGGCGCCGGCATCTCCCTTCTCCTACGGAAGTGATAGTAAGTCAGGAGACGAAGAAGAGAAAAGGAAAATTCCCAAAAGACTCCCAGGGAGGCCTAAGGGAAGCGGCAAGAACAGATTCAAGAGACCCAGAAGTGTGTCCGTCCCAGAGTTTCTGAGGAACCTGTTGTTCGACGAGAGATACTGTCCATCTATTATCAAATGGGAAGACTATTCGCAGGGCAAGTTCAG GTTCGTGAAACCGGACGAGGTGGCCAAGCTGTGGGGCCAGATGAAGCAGAATGACAACATGACCTTCGAGAAGTTCAGTCGGGCGATGCGATACCACTATCGGCAGAACGTGCTGGTCTCCGTGCCGACGGCGCGGCTCGTGTACCAATTCGGACACAAGGGACCGGACTTCAAGACCCAGAACCCGAATTTCGTCAAGGTCAAGTCGGAAATGGACCTCCAAGATATGCCGTACTCGTAG